TGCCTGAGCAACATCAGCTTGAAGACCCACTCAATTGCCATTGAGGTTACTGGTACAGATCCATTAATTTCTCTCCTTCCAAACAAACAACTCACCATTCAGGTTATTGCTACAGATACTTTGATTTCTCTCCTTCTAGACAAACCAACTCCACCCATAATCATAGACAGGCTAAAATCTTTTTTTACTTGCTACTACCACAGCTCTCAAGAAGATTCCTTCATCCTAATGTAATGAACATTGGTATCGATCAGCTATGTTCTGCTTACCTCCACACAACCATAGTTTGCAAAAGCACATTTCATAGTCTTCAATATCATCACAAAACAGACAACCGAGTGAAACCTTTACTTCTGTTTTAAAGAGAATTAGCTTAGTGCAAAGTCTGTTATTGTTTAGCAGCCAAGGTATCAATCTTCTTAATACAGTCAATTGCTCTCCTGATAAGCTGGGTCATGCTAAATCATGACAAATTACATTTCCGGTTTGTTTCGGTGCATAACCAGTACAAACATGAAGGCTGAGGTCCAGATCCCACTGATTATTTCTTATCCTAACATTGAATCTTTCAGTGACTTCCACTTTCCAGAATTCATCTTACAAGGAATGCAAATCAATCCCTTACATGGTTCTATCATAATTTACTTCTTTTCCTTGTATACCAACACAGAAACACTCAAGCCTTCATTTTTAGATTAATAAGAAGAAATTTTTGAAATAAACATGAGAAGACTTCTACCGTTTCTGGTACGCTTTGGTGCATAACCGAGACAAACATGAAGGCTGAGATCAGATACCACTGGCTATTTCTAATCCTAACATTGAATCTTTCAGTGATTTCCTCTCTCCAGAATTCAATTTATAACAGATGCAAATCATCCCTTACATGGTTCTATCATAATTCACTTTTTTCCTGTGTATGTGCTAGAACAGGAACACTCATAAGCTATTGTTAAGATTAATAAGAACGAAGAATTTAAAATAAAGATAAGAAGACTTATGTTCTATTCATTCccttgaaatgcatcaagtaaagaAATTCAAGCAACCATATAGGTCTTATAGGATATGTTGATGGAGCTGATAAATCATTTCTTCCTTAATTCTGTAATCAGAGGGGTCGATTGGGGAGACCCAAGTGCAAAGAACTGTTACAGACAGATCCAACCAGTCAAAGGATCAACTTACCCTGGTGGTCCAGTTCCAGCTCAAGGCATCGTGAAGAGTGTTCTTAGTACCATGACAAAGCCAGTTTATCTGCTTGACATAACCTTGCTCTCCCAACTCAGAAAAGACGCACATCCATCTGCATACAGTGGAGATCACGCAGGCATGGATTGCAGCCACTGGTGCGTTTCCGGCCTTCCAGATACTTGGAATCAGATCCTATATGCAGCACTCTGTTGATGGAATAGATGTTTCTGACAATATTTGTGGAAGGACTAGAAAGTACACAATTGGTAACTGTTTAGAAGTTAGGAAGAATTATTTTCAATATCTGTTAATGTATTCTTCAGTGATTCAATGGGGGGTATGGTCGGTGATAATAATCTCTTGCTTGGACAAATATGAAATCAAGATGCCTAAAAAAAAAGTGGCAAAATTGTAACATTGTCATTTGTCATACCAATAAAGTATCATTTTATCAATATCAGAGGGTTCAGTAGCAATAGTTTAATTTATGATGCAAAGTTCTTTGTTTGGAAGCAGAACCTCATATTCATGTGTTTTTTTCCCTTGAGTTGTCCGTTACACGATGAGATGGTGGACAATATGGTTAGCTCCATAGATACCACAAGAGGTTAAACTAATTCTTCCAacaaaaatattttgatcaatgacTAAACGAAGCTGCAGCTGCAGATCCAGATTGTAAAACAGAATATGCAAGACTGCCACTAATGCCAAATGATTCAGGGAAATGTTAACATACGAACAAATGCCAATATTCAAGCCTGCTTTTTAGTGAAATCAACTAATGAACACGTATGTGTCTTTCAGTGAAAAgagataaaaggaaaaaaaaatgccaATAACAAAACTTGCCAGAGATAAATCACAATAAGAAAGTAGTTACTACGATTATTATTACTCCAAGAAAAACTTTAAAGTTAAGAGAACACAGAATAAAGCCTACATAACCTTCTGAAAGACTAGCAATGACATTCTATGAAAGCATTATAATGAAAAGGTAAGGAAAAGACAGAAGCAAGGACGACCATACAAAGGCATCAGTAGCCAACATATATCGCAGCATTCACTATGTAGCAATCATCATTTTTGTCTCCCATCGCTTCAAGATAAACACCACTTGAGCATATCATCCCTCCATCGACAACCTCCACCTTAATAATTTCGCCACTACAATAAGATAAACAAATTCATAATGGTTGTCAGAAATGGCTTCATATGTTGGACACCTATCATCTCAATATATTCGTGAGGATGTCATAGAAAAAGATATAAATCTTCTCAAACATATTTCTCAAATTCAACAACTCCTGAAGTTATATAGAGGCAAGAAATGCTAATtctaatttatcataaaacagcAAAGGACTGAGGTGCTTCTTCAGACATGTCACGCTATAAATGCTGCAAATTTACAGAAATTCATAGATTAGGTTATTCGGTGAAAAGAACTCTAGATATAGACATGAACAAGTAGCTAGTTTTCTATCATATAATGTTTTGTATGGGCTACTGTTTAATTAGATAAGGAATCAATAATGCAACAAGAAATCAGTAGGAAAAACTCAAGAGCACATGTTAAACAGAAACAATAAGATTAATCCTCATTTAAACATATCTCACTTTGGTAAGCCTGCAGCACAAAATTCTactcaagaaaaagaaaaggaaaacaaaaggaaCACAAAGAAAAGTATTCAACTCATATACAAGATAGATCAAAGTTCTTCTGACATTAAATTAAGCATTCCTGCAGCTCTAAAAGTTTGATACCACTTAGTGAAACAGCTAAGTCATTTACAAATATAACAGATTATCAAAGAATCATTATCCTGGGCGGGCATATAGCCTTTCCAGTTAATTATTTACTGGATAAGAATTGCATGTGTGTTACCCAACTTTCTAACTGAATTCTGCAAACCATACTTGGAAATTGTAACTGATAATTTCCAAATATAGACTTTGGTAAATTCTCCCATAGATACCTTGCCACTTTGATCAGTGAAGGTCTCATCAATCAATTCCATTAAGAACTTAAGAGACCTCTTGTTAATTAACTAGTGTCGCTTCATTGACCTCAAGATTAATTCACTTGGACTTCCTGGCTTATACACATCGTGATCATTGCAATGAATATATCCCAGGCAGGAAGCCAAGTGCATTGTAAAAGCATCATTTATACCTACCAAATCAACAACCTCAAAGAACCAGACAATTCAAAGGATCGGGAAACAAGCGGGAATTAATGATTTAGACTCACTAAGGAAAGACAGATTTAACCATCTCAATATCGAGCAGATGCTGGGTAGACCGAGGGACTCCTAGCTTGATTACAAGCTTCATGTGATCCGAATTAACACCAGGAATCGACCCTGCACAGAGAACACAAGGACAAAAATTTTTCAGCAAGCTTAAAGAATGACTCAACCCTAAGTTTTCAGCAgccaattcaacaaacaatccaagatcctCAAGGTCAGGAGAATACCTAATCATAAacatgagaaagaaaagaaaagaggaactATTAACCTCGTCGAAAAGCAGGGATGGAGTTGGAAGAGATGGCGTCGCGGCAAGCGCGCATCGCAGCGGTGGTTATATCTTGCCTGACAAAACGAGAGAGAGATCCTCGTGAAGAGGAGCTACACCAACAGGAATCAATTGTAGGAAGAAAGGACGCGATTCAATCGGAGTTCGGATGGAGTTACCCATGCTGATCATAGCCGACGCCCATCTCGACGAATAGGAGCTTCATCGAGGGGACACCCTCCTCCCTTTCCTCTCCCGTTGTGGGTCGCCGTTCGCCCTCCATCGATCTTGCGAACTGGCGAAGGGAGCACGAGAGAACTCCTCGTACGCACCTCTTCTTCAAAGGAAGAGGCGGGCGGTAACGGTGGATTAGGTTAGCATGCGAGAGAGAGGGCCGCAGGAGAGGAAGAGTCGGGGAGCCGCAGGGGACCCAATTGTTAAGCAACAGCATTTTCCGGGAAGAggaataccaaatgataaaagaCCCCTCGAAGCAACAAGTTTTCATTATCCAGAACAAGATAAAAAAACCATGTGTCGATTGGACTAGACTAAGACCGTTATGGAACAGACCAAATAGAGCTTCCAGTTGGTTCCCCTCCTTTCATGTATTACCTTGACATTTATGAACAGATTCCTTTACGATTGGTAAACCAGTGGATTTTGAACTAAGCTTATTCTCTCAAGGAAGTAATAGTTTAACCATATAAATCTGGGACATGAAGCTCGAATGATCATGATATTAAACCATATCCAGTGGTGGCACCAAACTATTGGAGGTATATTTCTAATCGAATTGATCAGCAGTTTATCTCCATAACGCAAGTTTATTATCTAAATTCTCATCAAGTAAAACAATCTCATTGGTAAATAAAATAtcctagatagatagatagatgataGACGAGATATCAACTCCAAAGAAATCACATGAGGGCATAGAAGCAAGATTGCTATGCTCGCATGCCCACCAAGAACAGGAATATTAACACCTGCATAATGTTATCCCATTGATCTATCGAATACATTAATCATGAACAAAAGCAAGAAGCAGGCATTACCATCTACAGGAACCTTTAGCTTGCCAGCATAGGAAGTTTTTAGCTCTCGTCATATGTTTCGCCCTTCCTGAACACTTCAGATTAGACAAAACAAATAACATAATTCAACTCCATATATAGATGAGAGTGAATGCTTGGTTGGAAAAAGGAAAAGAGGTAGAATGCGGCTACAGAAACTCATATGCTAGGGCAGAACTTGGTAATGGCAGTGCCGAGCGACTCGACGATGTCGGCGTTTTCGGGGCACGCCAGCCGGGATGATTACCACATCAAAGCCCTGCTCCTCGCCCACAAAGCGGCACCCCGTGGAGTCATTTAGATGCAAACCCCGGAACTGATCAGATCCACTAACGACAAACAGGATCGGGAAAGGGTAGAGATCTGCACACTCCCGAAAGagggggaagaggaggagatTACCTGGAAGCGGGTGTTGATGTGGATTGAACTTCACGAGGAAGGCGAGGGGCTGCCAGATCCCGCCAGCGGCGCGAGGATCGCAACCTTGCGATCAGAGGCAGAGTCGGAGGAGAAGAGGGGGCGGGGGGGCGATTATGGTGggtggaaaaggaaaagaaatgacgAGACGAATACGACGCCAACGAAGAAGTGGCGGGAGAGTTGATATATCGAGAGGGAGGAGCACCTAAACGGGTTTCCGAGGAACTGGATCAGGGCGTTCGGCGTCGGTTGAGTCGTGCTTATTGGATCGGGGCTGGAAATTCAATCGAATTCGAATCCAAGGATCGGATTAGGGAGTATCTGTTATCTCAGCTGTCTTGCGCCTGTAGGCTTCCCCCTGTTTATATCAGGCGAAGAGAGGCCCAGCAGCCCGCCGTAGGGGCACCTGGTTTTGTGATTTTACTCATGCATTTTGCTCTCGATTTGCATGACTGTAACATGAGattatgtgattgtatttatgataggatattttaattatttatcttaaaCTTTATATTTTTACCTATAAATAGATAAAGAGGTTCGATATGATATACGATGTtagagattatagatcttctctcaCCTTTTTTTTCCTCGGTCCTTATTCCAATTTCATCTCTTAAAGTTATTAtataaaggataaaaaaataCGATAATATTAGTTAATCATCAACATCGTTGCTTTTTTCGGATCGAACGATGGTGCGCTTACAGATCAGATAAAGATTTTCTGAATAacattaaaatatacacaatcataatatttgatttatggttatttaattttagtttctgacattaaaatttttatataataatataattataatttttatgctaacaattaaTATCAAAGCCATATTTTAAGATCAAATACCTTAGATCATAAAAGTATATCAGATCTATTTTTGTATATTAGATTTGTGTTGTCAATCTGCTTTTTTGTCTCATTCATTTACTTGCAAACGATTCAATGTTTCTCGTGATTAATCGATGAATTACCATTGACAGTATTATCGAGGGCGACGACTTCCAATAGTCTTTAGCCCTATCGTGGGTAGTGGCTATAGGTGCTATTATACTTAACAAAAGTACGATGGGTGGCAATAGCTGGGGACGGTCACATGCACGATTACGATTGCTTGTGTGAATCAACTTTGTAACGACTTACCTGTCTTAGTTGTAGGCAGTTGCAATAGTGCCACTACCTAAGATGGTTGCAAGGTTGCATTTGATTGACAATCGTAGTAATATCATTGTGATGGTGTTTGCTGACCACGACTAGCATCGATTAGATGCCCAAGGTTACGATTCCCAATGGCTAAGCGACATACAAAAACAGTCACAATGATCGATAGAGTCACCGAGTGGACACTAGAGCACAACTACGCACCGTGGTGATCGTGTGGGGTTGTCGGTCTACGCATGTGCATAGTCGTGTGATGGGATGACGATGCTCAATTATCGATGCATAACTGTGGAGGTGTTTCGCCGATGAGGAACTAGCACACATAAGAATAGTTGCGACAGCATGCAAGTGGTAGATGGTCGTGCATCGTAGCAACCGCATTTGTCAAGAAGTGGCGatcgagaagaaaagaaaaaaaaatagggtTTCATTTATTAAAATTATGGCTTTGCACGTATTGATCTTTTAATTCCAATTTATATCTTTTAACAATTTTGCCCTTCAAGAATCAAATATTTTCAGAATATATcccaaaataaaattataattttatccttttgaaattaatttttttgactTGTGtcatcaattataaaattgactaattTAATAAACTATTTTGATCTAACTTGATTCTAACTATATTTTAATTGCTTTGTTGGATTTAGATTCGATCAAACTGAATTGAAAAAAAGATTaaattttgtattaattttttttttatttttgtcaattttaattttgattgattTAATGGGCTTATGTTTAGCTTAATTAAATAGGGTTGACTAGTCTAATTTAAGGTTCTATACgaagttaaaaaatatataaattataattttcttttatagttttctcatatgatatatcgataaaatttttatatataataattaaaatctaattaatatTCATGGATATTGGTTTTGAtgcatatatttgaaattataaaataatatttatttttatataaagatatgatttatgatttatcatgattaCAATTATTATATGAGTTTTATTTTATGTTAATTAATATACAATAATTattataactattattattaaattattttagtataaattaaattaaagaatATTTGGTGAATACTACTTGTAATTTATATTTCTAAGTTTTATTTGACTGGTAATTATCAATGTGACATAAAATGATAGGATTAtgaaatataaatcataataaatatcttattatttataaaatatgttaaattatattttatattattatattggtcttctaGTTGCCATAGTGGCctagactaataacttataaaattaagaattcatcataaatgataaaaataatattcataattacacataattaagatatttagataattctaatagagaatttatttcaaataattatgtgatattgtaggatgatattattttggatatccttgtgGCATATAGTTATataccaaaaaataataatactattccataaggatagtattagtcctccataaataattttgagtgaACATTATATATGTTAATATTTTACCTAATATGAAATATAGATTATAACAAtagtttaatatattttaaaaactaaaaatattaagttattttattttttatagtggtacttcctttattacattcttataaatatctttatatttttagattaaattattataaataacttgAGTATATACAATTTACATGGAAAAAaacaaaggattatatgctcacatatatgaaataaaataataatatttttaaatatttattttgtaaATTATCTCAATAGTAGAAAGTCTACTTTACAATTTATATTATGTTAGTTAAAGGAGCAATTTGtaggaaaaaatataaaataatatattactatATTATTAACAATAAAAGTTAATTTTGTGACATGTCTTGAGGCTAATAATTAacctttataattttaaaatccgACTTTGTCTGATCAACCACAGTTGATTAAAGTACTTAATCATAAAATACTTCGATCAACCTCACTTGTCAAATTATAGTTCTATGATATAAAGTACTTaatgattaaataaaaataattaatatcaattaagaaCGTGAGTTCTATATTGTTGAACTAGtttgaaagaatatatttttatgattgagTTTGTGAGCAACCAATAAAAGTTATAGTAAAACATATTTAAGTAGATTTTATAATTGACATTAATGTTTatgtaattaaagttatttatttttactatcttgctaatatatatatatatatatatatatatatatatatattattgaatatGATAACATGATTGTcttgataaaataaattacaaatattaTTTTGGATGGTATTATAAAGGGTTAGCAATGTTATACTACATAGGACGAaatatgatattgatgatatacaaccgtTATGACTCATATTAGTAATCAAACTTAATATGGTTTATTATGTTTGTTggacttattttttttattttataaaattcatgcacacgtgtaaaatatttttttgaagttttaaaatctaattagttaaaataatttttaatatatttttattttatttattttaatttaaattttttttatatatcttactaattaatgggCCAAATGAGAGAATTTTTTATAACATGATATAACTAATTaggtaatatatattataaatatgattagattttaattataattattatttagttaaaaattaaattatgaaataattcctTAAGATATGAATTTAATGAGAAGGactcttttaattatttattctagattTTAAGGTTCTTCTTCTGCATATTATCTAAAaaatgcttcatgccttgctgctAGAAGTGCCTGTTCATTGGTCTTCCTGTGAGTCTACCTCTGTTAATGCTGGCTACTATGTAGTGGAGACGAAACAATGCTTCGGATGGGACACGTCCCTTGCATCCACCACACCTAAATTGCAATATGTTTTTAGTGGGGAGCAAGCAAACGGGAATTTTTGACCAATTGAAGTTGGTGCAATTGACTTTATAGTTAATGGATTTGATCATGATTGTGCCGAGCAATCGTGAAAGCTGGATCATGTATGCCAAGGTTTTGCCAAGACATTTCCAGTGCCACTTCCAACCATAGAGGAGGCCTTCATTTCCTCTTGAAACAGTAGCTACAACCTCGCCGGTAagacttcatcatcatcttgctaACCTCAAGTTTTCTTGATTCATACTGGACAGTGTGTGACAGTGACCGATCACCCCTTCTTTGCACTTTGCAGAACATGTCGATCCCAATTGATGAGTTCATGAATAGGAACTCGACGAGGCTCTTCCCTGTAGGAAAGCCTCGTCAGACACATCTGTACGTATGGCAATGGACGAGGCCATGCCTGGAATCGTGCGGGTCGGTCCATCGAGCAAAACTACAGAATAAGGTGAGGCATCGGAGTCAACCGACAATCCATCTCCTTCGTGAGCTTCAGGTCTAGAGGAGGAGGAAAGCGTTGCCAGTGGAGAGAGTTTTCCTGTGAGTACTCTTGCCACAGTCTCGCACGTAAGTATAAGAGTTTTACGTGCCTATTTGCACTACGGCATCCCTATGCATATCATTCTTATACGCATGCAGGTGCGAATGAATATTTTCTTAACTCGGCACTGTTCATTGAGCTTTACATCTTACATTGATGCGTACGACTTGACTAAGACTCCAGTCAGCAAATCAACTTTACCTCAAGTTTCTCTCATCGCACAATCAGCAAATGGACGAGAATACTTTTCCACCACACAAAAAAGAATGTTGTAGTGCTCCTTCCTGACTTACGCGTAACATCCTTTTCTTTGATGGTTGAGTCAGCAAATCAACTTAAACGTGCGCAGGTAGCGATCCATACATTTtaccttaaaaaatatatataagtgcACCAAGCACTTACGGTTACATCATGtgatatttaattagataaaatatattattaatttaattagatttgattatgagttaataaataatttttttaagagattatcTTAACTTAATAGAGAAACTCTCTTAGTTATGTCACATAGATACAACCTCCTAAAGATGAATCATCAAATATtaagattatatttttatttttatcattcgtAGTTATTTAAGAGAAGAATACGAGTCTAGTTGAtcgatattattatattattattagataattttttttagaatatgatatgtaatttttattttgatatatgaGAGATAGAAATGCACCTTCCTTTCTTTAGCTGCACATGTCATCCTTTTGCTTTGATGCGACTCGATATTCACCCTCGAATGTAGAAGAAAAGCACTAGAGAAGCTGATGCATATGGAATTTAATCACGTATATGATTAGATGATCGACAGCATTGGCATCCCTTCTCTCCGATTGCGACGCTCTTTTCTCGCCTACTGCTTCTGTCGGCTCGCATGATTTAGGAGAATATTCGAAATCTAATTTTCCATCTCTTAGCTTGCCTAATCACATAAACCTATACGTAAATGCAACACGTGTCCAGAATTTGGAACAACATTTTAGGTAGAATGGCTGGCCACGAAAGATAAAGAGGATCCGAAGCGATAAGAGAGAATAGAAAAAGCATTACACAAGGAAGCCATCCTCCCACTCATGTCTCATCATTCATTCGATATTTGCTTTACGCAGATGCCAACAAAGAGGAGTCGATCGGCTCCACTCAGCAATGTGCCACCGGATGAGAATCTAATGGAGTGCCCGAGAACAGTGTTTCTCCGTTTCAGGCCATGCAGGCGCAAGTGTTTCATATGCCCTCCTCCTTCACCAGACCATATAACGTGAGAGTTCGGAGCAGTATATAGCAATTTCTGCCATCTCTTTTGGCaccatgcatcatcatcacaTGCGTAAATCTTGCTGTCGCAAATCCCTGCGACGTCCTGCATCCTCCACCCTCATGATATGTTAGCTTAGTGGCCATGGAGTGGGACATCGCAACCACATGCAACGATGCACCACAAAGCCGAACAGTAGCCACGAGGGACCATGTAAGTCACTACGGAAAGCTGGAGGACTTCTGGCTCTTCTCCAACCTTCCAACATGTGAGCTGACATCACGCGCGGTGCCTGCAGGAGTTGCACGACATTATAGTGCTCTCCTCTGAGGAAAAGTAGATGAACTCCACCTTGTGGAGGAAGACGAAGTTATTCACCCAAATCACCACGTAACGAGCACGCATCACTgtgtcctcctctttcttcacaTGTTGCAGCACATCTAGATGAGTGCATGCGACCCAAAGCCTGCCTGCGTCTGTACTCTCTGCGATGGAGAATCGTGTACAGTTCGGAGTTTAGGTTACTGCGGGAACGCACAGTAAATATTCGGCACTTCATTGTACCTATTGGGGATTCGGACTATACATATATATGCTCAGCAATCTAAGAAGGGAACTCGGCATATATTCTTACGCCACCTTCTTTCACTGACGTGCGTCATCTGTTCAGTGTAAGAATTGTGTTCGAGGATCCTTCAACAGTGAAGAAAATTCCTAGAGACGTAATGGAGAGGAGGTTGTATACTATAATGCAATTCAAACAGGAGGAGAATGCAGACAAGCATACATTACTGAGTTATCAGAAGGTGCCCAGAAATTGACATGCACCAAATGGGGCCCTTTAAAATAAAAAGAGATTAAGAATTTGGAATCTCCACGAGGCACAAGAGACAGAAGGTATGCACTGTGCATTCATGTACATGCACATGGGTTGGGATCCCATGACATGTAGCCTCTGGTGGGCATTAAACACCAGATTATATAGCCTTCTGATGGAAACCAAACATTGGTGTTGCAAATATAATTACCACGGAAACAAACAAAAAACTTTTCATCTATACCATCAACATCTCCTCGCTTTGTGCTCGAGTGAGTCGTCGGTTCCTTTAAGGTCTGATAAGGCATCATTCTCTGTGTGTTCGAGTATATGGTGATTAGTTTTTACCATACTAAGAACTACAATAAGGGAAATCTGAACCTTCACGGATCTCATGAACTTTATTGGCATTTATTACGCTGAATGACCGATATGCTCATGGTATTGTGTCACATAAGTCATGGAGACGCGAAGGAATTCCAAAGACCATTGTTGTGGAGATTAAAGCTATACACACCGAGGAGGTAAAACGAGAAGTCAAACAATAAATTAATTCTTTGAAGGCGTCTATCTTACACCAGAGGAGTTCAAGCCGTCCAGGACCACAACTAAAAGAGAGAGACCGGTGAAAGAAGCACAGCCTAACACCCTCTCtctgtctgtctgtctctctctctctctctctcgctatctTTCTTAATTGACAATAATTAATTCGCGTCTATATATACTGTTCTCCGTTCGGTCTTTCAGATATCGTCGCTATATTAGAGAAGCACAGAAGTTCCTAGGTTTGGTTCTTCTTTGCATGATGAGGATTTCAGCCGATACAATTCGCACAGTGTTTGGGATCCTAGGTTCGTGGAGTTCTTCATCCTTCCTATTGTGGCAATGGTGGTCATCTGATGATGTTTTCATGCGTGCAACCTTATAGTGCGCATTCAGATATCATCACTGTTTTGCCATCTTTGTGTCGAGTGAACACCCCATTGATTCCATTGGCGAGATAGAGAGAAGGGGAGAAGGCTGTTCTCCACTGTCTGGCCACCATTACATTCGTTTTGTACTTTCCTGAGAAGCAAAAAACACCCCCAGTCACAGTTTTCTCTCCCTTAGCATGGAAATAGCATAATTTGTAGCCTATTTAAAATCGTTTATGTGCTATGCTATTCTGCAGTCATGTAATTGCTGCCTCTTTGGCT
The DNA window shown above is from Musa acuminata AAA Group cultivar baxijiao chromosome BXJ2-4, Cavendish_Baxijiao_AAA, whole genome shotgun sequence and carries:
- the LOC103980981 gene encoding uncharacterized protein LOC103980981 isoform X1 — protein: MKTCCFEGSFIIWYSSSRKMLLLNNWVPCGSPTLPLLRPSLSHANLIHRYRPPLPLKKRCVRGVLSCSLRQFARSMEGERRPTTGEEREEGVPSMKLLFVEMGVGYDQHGQDITTAAMRACRDAISSNSIPAFRRGSIPGVNSDHMKLVIKLGVPRSTQHLLDIEMVKSVFPYGEIIKVEVVDGGMICSSGVYLEAMGDKNDDCYIVNAAIYVGY
- the LOC103980981 gene encoding uncharacterized protein LOC103980981 isoform X2, which produces MLLLNNWVPCGSPTLPLLRPSLSHANLIHRYRPPLPLKKRCVRGVLSCSLRQFARSMEGERRPTTGEEREEGVPSMKLLFVEMGVGYDQHGQDITTAAMRACRDAISSNSIPAFRRGSIPGVNSDHMKLVIKLGVPRSTQHLLDIEMVKSVFPYGEIIKVEVVDGGMICSSGVYLEAMGDKNDDCYIVNAAIYVGY